A segment of the Vicia villosa cultivar HV-30 ecotype Madison, WI unplaced genomic scaffold, Vvil1.0 ctg.000858F_1_1, whole genome shotgun sequence genome:
ATCAATTAATGAGTAGGGAAATTATTCAATCAAATAAGTTCTCATGCAGCTCTTGCTCGCAGGAGAAGTTGATAATTCGGCCATCACCAACAAAATTGGAAATGAATCTATCAGTTTTTTAGAGTGTATACATGGTGATATTTATGGGCCAATACACCCATCATGTCGAccatttagatattttatggttttaatggATGCATCAACTAGATGGTCATATGTTTGTTTGTTGTCAACTCGCAACCAGGCGCTTGCGAGATTGCTAGCTCAACTGATTCGAATAAGAGCTCATTTCCCCGACTATCTTGTCAAGAAAATTCGTCTTGATAATGTTGTAAAATTTTATCTCAAGCATTTAATGAGTATTATATGTCTATTGGGATTGACATTGAACACCCAGTAGCACATGTTCATACACAAAATGGACCTGCAAAATCATTTATTAAACGAATAAAATTAATTGCAATACCACTGATTATGAGATGCAAACTCCCACTCCTTGGGGACATGCAATTTTGCATGCTGCAACATTAATTCGCATCAGGCCAACGAGTTACCACACCTCTTCCCTTTTACAATTGGTTTTTGGTAAAGAACCTAATAGTTCCCATCTAAGAATTTTTGGATGTGCGGTGTATGTTCCAATTTCTCTACCACAGCGCAATAAGATGGGCCCTCAAAGGAGGATGGAAATATATGTTGGATATGAATCTCCGTCTATTATAAAGTACCTTGAACCAACAACAGGAGATTTATTCACTACTCATTTTGCTAATtgtcattttgatgaatcaaatttttcagcattagggggagagaataagaAGATGGAAAAAGAGATCAGTTGGAATGAATTATCATTATTTCATCTTGATCCTCGAACAAAACAATGTAAACTAGAAGTTCAAAAGATAATTCAACTGCAAAACTTAGCAAATCAATTGCCAAATGCATTCACTGATTCAAAATGTGTGACTAAATCATATATACCAGCTGCAAATGCTCCAATAAAAATTCATATCCCTGGTGGACAATCCAATAAGTCTCAACCACGCCTAAAGCGTGACAGACCAATCggttccaaagataaaaatcctcGAACAAGAAAGGGAGCAAAGAATAAAGATGGCCCAAGTGAGGATATAGGAAATCTAAAAGAATCGTCATGCATAATAAACATTTCATCTCTAGAAGAGATTGATCAGGTACCTGAACttcatgaaaataaagagatctcgataaattatgtccacAATGGAATACAATGGAATTGAAACAAAGTCGacattgatgatgtttttgcatacaatatagcgctaaatgaGATAAATGGCAAAGAGGATGAGGAACCAACGTCTATCAAAATTTGTAGACAAAGTGAGGACTGGCCAAAATGGAAAGATGCAATTGGAGCAGAATTAAACTCACTCTACAAAAGACAagtttttggacctgtagtccgaacacctgagGTGTGAACCCAATTTGATACATATGGGTTTTCGTACGAAAACGAGATGAAAAAGGTGAAATTGTGAGAAACAAAGCTCGACTTGTGGCTCAAGGATTTTCCCAaagacctggaattgattttgatgaGACATATTCACCTATAATGGATGCAAGCACTTTTTCGATATCTAATAAGCCTAgtagcacatgaagggcttaatttgaacatgatggatgttgtaacaGCTTATCTGTATGATTCACTTAATAGTaaaatttacatgaaactccctgaagggttcaatataccagataCACACAACTCCGAATCTTGAGAACGCTACTCAATAAAATTAaacaagtctctctatgggctgaaacaatatGGACGAATGTGGTATAATCGTCTCAGTGAATATTTGCTTAGAGAAGGATATACAAATAACttcatttgtccttgtatttttataaaGAGATCAGGAAAggaatttgcaataatagttgtctatgtggatgacataaatattattggaactcctgaagagctcccaaaagctatgaattgtttaaagaaagagtttgagatgaaggacctaggaaagacaaaattatgtctaggtttgcaaattgaacattttgacaaaggaatatttgtacatcaagaaggctatatagaaaaagtgttaaaacgtttctatatggacaaatgtaACTCGTTGTGTTCtccaatggttgttagatcattagatataGAGAAAAATCCTTTCAGACCTCAagaaaaggatgaagaattgcttggtcctgaagtaccatatcttagtgcaattggagcactaatgtaccttgctaattgTACACGCCTTGATATATAATTTACCGtaaatctattagcaagatacaattcttcacctacacgaagacattGGAACAAAGTCAAACATATATTTCGTTACCTTAGAGGTACAGTAGACATgggtttattttatacaaaagTATCCAGATTCGAATTAACAGGTTATGCAGATGCAGGTCACTTGTCAGATCCTCATAATGGTAGATCACaaacaggttatttgtttacatgtggggATACAGCTATTTCATGGAGATCGGTGAAACAAACCATAGCAgcaacatcatctaatcatgcagaACTTTTAGCACTACATGAGGCAAGTCGAGAATGCGTTTGGTTGAGATCCTTAATTCAGCACATCCAAAATACTTGTGgtttatcttttaaaaattaaatacaacgATCATATATGAAGTTAGATAATACTGCATGCATCGCTCAATTGAAAGATGAATACATTAAAGGAGACCGGACAAAACACATTTCTCCAAAGTTATTTTTACTCATGATCTCCAAAAGAATGGTGATATAAACATCCAACAAATATGTTCATGTGATAACCTTGCAGAccttttcacaaagtcactcccAAGTAGAATTTTTAATCAACTAGTACACAAGATTGATGTTTATTGAAGAAGTGACCATTCAACTGAGGGGGAGAAATGAAAGGATAttatactctttttccttcactaggtTTTTTTCCTCTAGGTTTGATTTTAActaggcatatcctcaatggacatccaaggaagagtgttatgaatatttatgatagTGGATGTCTATCATTCTTCTTGTTGTTCATCTTCCTATTCTACTTTAATGAATATGATTTTTCATCTCCCTTAAATCCTATAAATAAGACTCACATTGCAATGTAAAATTCattcttttgaaaaatataacataagattgttttctctctttctcttttgaTCTCTATATAATTTTATTCAGTTCATAACAAAAAgattaatttaaaatacactATTCAGCTTTCAAAGATCCATAGAAAAGTTGTCACCATTAAAATTATTCAATTTactcaaaatcaagtttcttaTCTCAAAACCAAAAATCATCATAGTTGATTCCTTACCACTAAACTCGTCTTTTAAGCAAAGAGTATACCTATTACCTACACTCTAGGTTCAATAAAAAGCAGAGTAGATATAAGTGAATTGCATTGATTACTCCTGTTGTCAATTCGTGATAATTTCTTTTAGTACAACCGCCACCCGGGTTTGGCTTGAGTGACTTTGGACAATGGTGACTTGGTAACTTTAGTGCAATTTTAGAGTAATTAAGAGAtgggaaaataattaaaatgaattatttattGAGAGAGAGTGATTGATTTAGAGGGATATAGAGACAAAGTCACAAAGTTACCATTCCTTCAAAGTCACTCAAACCCAACCCCCGCCGCAAACGTTACATTCCATCACATTTATTACAACAATTAATAATAACTTGTAGTGTACTACTCAATAGTCAATACCTACAATTTGGatagaaattattattaaatgtTGATTGATTAAGAACTTGAAGATTCACGCTTTGATTTTCCACACAGATTCACGTTACTACTTCCATTTTCTTTTCCATGGCTCCAACAAATGAAAAGGTTAGTAACCATGTTCCCGAAGATATCATCTTCTCTATTTTCTCTAAACTACCTTTAAAATCTGTTCATCGTTTTACCTGTGTGCGTAAATCTTTGACTCTTTTATTTCAAAACCCTATTTTCATGAATATGTTTGGCAAAAACATGGTTTCCAAATATCATTCACTACACGATGATGAAGCTATTCTCCTTCTAAACCATTTTGATAACATCGACCGTCAATGGAAGTTGTATCTGGTCTCTGATGAGAAATTTGAAAGTAAAGTGCAACTGAACTGGCCATGTCCTTTCAGCCCAAACTATGGTCCTTCTAATCCTCATATTGTAGGTTCTGCTATTAATGGTATTCTTTGTATATGTGATACAGAATACTCTTCCAGGATTGTGTTATGGAATCCCGCTACTGATGAGTTAACTAGGGTTCCTCAGAGTAGGGCTGGATTGTATCATGAGTATGAAACTCATTTTGTTATTCATGGATTTGGCTATGATCATGTTAATGATGATTATAAAATCATTCAACGTATCTGTAGAAACAACTCATGGAAGAAAATTAATGTCGACATGCGACAATGCTACCTTATGAGTGATGAAGGTGTTGAAGTGTACTTGAATTGAGTGTGCTATTGGTGGGGGAATTCTTGCTTTGTAGACTTTTAATGGTTTTCTAATGAAACTGTATCTGTTTCAACTTCGATACATCCTGCCTATATTTTCTGTGTATTATCTTCCTAAATGTAATAGAGTCCCTTGTATTTGACTCTTActatttaaaactaatttatgTCAATGTGAAATGTTTCTCAATTATGTCCCTTTATTAGTTTATATTATTTGACAATGTTGATAGTCATAAGTGCCATGTGAATAATATGACCTATTTGGTAATCGATGATCAAATACAAGGGACTGATTTGAACTTGTTTGTATGAACTTGTTTTTatataatttgaataaaaattgGGACTAATATAAGTACTACATTCATAACTATATTTCTTGTGTATATGAATTATGAATACATACATTTTTAACACATGATCTATTAATATAGTAATCTTTCTCAAGGTAAAGACATGAAGATGTTATTTAAATCCAACATAATGTCTAAGTTAAAAAAGTTAAGGGAATTGTTAAACCATCCTATGGATTGAAACTACAAATGTTCTAGATTCAAATGTTTTAGATTAATTTCTAAATTTCAGAGATACATCTTCAACCGCACTCAAAACTTAAAAATTTTAGAATCGGACACTTagactatataaaaaattaattacgcAAATGCATTTCGTAAATTTTTAATGTATAGATTgtttttcctaattagagattcaTCTCCATACGATAGTTAAACAAAAGGGCATCTGAACTATTTCTCCTTCCTCGCTTATCATTATACTCTCAAACTCTCCAACGCACATCTCCCAAAATCTCTCAACTCAAAGTCACTCAAAATCATTCAAGACACTTCAGAATCTTTTTCAATCAACATAAAAATGATCAAAGAGCTCATTCAACATCAAACTCCAGTCACATTTGgtaagttttttaattttaaagttttttcatttttcatcaaCATAAGTAGAAATTGAGCATTAGGTTATGTAATAGGTAGTTTAGATATGTCATTTACATTAGCAATGTGTTTGATAggttgttttattaaaaatacattatGTTGGAGGTTGGATTGAATGGTATGTCTGTCATTGACGTGTAGTTCGGTCGAATTGCATCGCCAAAATATggattccatgtttcatgattatCTTTTTCATATGGTAGCGTATGAGGCACGAAGTACCTCAGCTCATAGTGACTGGAGTGTTATACACGACTACATCTGGTGATTCTTCAAGGTGTCACATCCTTATATGGTACCCGAGGCCCCAGAAGATCCACCTAGGTCAGCTCATCAAGAGATATTAGAGGAAGAGCAAACTATGAttaatcatgttgttgatgtgttGCCTAGATGTCCCAGTATCATGGAGATTGTAAAGGCGAGTATAGATAGCAGAATATTTCCAAATGGCTTTGCAGTGAGGGATCTTATAGATGCTATGATGGGAAGGCACGGGAGACACTACAGTACAGGAGACAGCGTAGGAACAGCGGGCCGCAGTCTGTCATACGCAGTAGTTTTtagtttttgtattattttgGCACTATTTT
Coding sequences within it:
- the LOC131631734 gene encoding F-box protein At3g07870-like, producing MAPTNEKVSNHVPEDIIFSIFSKLPLKSVHRFTCVRKSLTLLFQNPIFMNMFGKNMVSKYHSLHDDEAILLLNHFDNIDRQWKLYLVSDEKFESKVQLNWPCPFSPNYGPSNPHIVGSAINGILCICDTEYSSRIVLWNPATDELTRVPQSRAGLYHEYETHFVIHGFGYDHVNDDYKIIQRICRNNSWKKINVDMRQCYLMSDEGVEVYLN